In a single window of the Bacteroidota bacterium genome:
- a CDS encoding flavodoxin family protein: MKGVILLGSSNSKGETFQLASYVAGQTGYPIIDLKEKHILPFDYEFKNRHDDFLPLIKEIVSGYELIIFATPVYWYTMSGTMKIFFDRISDCLKTEKETGRKLRGMKMAVLSCGSDDELKDGFHMPFIESANYLSMQYMGNVHGWIENDTIPDTVKKNLDNFIQKIA, encoded by the coding sequence ATGAAAGGCGTAATACTTTTAGGCAGTTCAAACAGCAAAGGCGAAACCTTTCAGCTGGCAAGTTACGTGGCCGGGCAAACCGGCTACCCGATTATTGACCTGAAAGAAAAACACATTCTCCCCTTCGATTACGAATTCAAGAACCGCCACGACGACTTTCTTCCGTTAATCAAAGAAATCGTATCCGGTTACGAACTGATCATTTTCGCCACGCCGGTTTACTGGTACACCATGAGCGGTACGATGAAGATTTTTTTCGACCGGATTTCCGATTGCCTGAAAACCGAAAAAGAAACCGGAAGAAAACTGCGGGGCATGAAAATGGCCGTGCTCAGCTGCGGATCTGACGATGAGTTGAAAGACGGATTCCACATGCCGTTTATTGAAAGCGCCAATTACCTGAGTATGCAATACATGGGCAATGTGCATGGCTGGATTGAAAACGACACCATACCAGACACGGTAAAGAAAAACCTCGACAATTTTATTCAAAAAATTGCCTGA
- a CDS encoding arylamine N-acetyltransferase, whose translation MDFRKYLERICVDTRPEATKDVLFRLQKNHLLHIPFENLDIHYGIPIVLDTARMFTKLIINNRGGFCYELNSLFCALLTHIGFDARLVSGKVHVEAERYGPEFDHMAIVVQLENKWYLVDAGFGKFSSAPLELTHGLLQEDENGVFVIEQLNAEDFKVSRIENAVNTPEYIFSMREQPLNAFEDMCRYHQSSSKSHFTKNKLVTIATASGRVTLTDTSYKITRHGHTKTVVFEGSEFEYHLRQLFGMQVVRG comes from the coding sequence ATGGATTTCCGCAAGTACCTGGAACGGATTTGTGTGGATACCCGCCCTGAAGCCACAAAAGACGTATTGTTCAGGCTTCAGAAAAACCACCTGCTGCACATTCCGTTCGAAAATTTAGATATCCACTACGGCATACCCATTGTGCTGGACACGGCCCGCATGTTCACCAAACTCATCATAAACAACCGCGGCGGGTTTTGCTACGAACTTAACTCACTGTTTTGCGCGCTACTCACGCACATTGGTTTTGATGCCCGTTTAGTGTCGGGCAAAGTACATGTGGAAGCCGAACGTTATGGCCCTGAATTCGACCACATGGCCATTGTGGTGCAGTTGGAAAACAAGTGGTATCTGGTGGATGCCGGCTTTGGAAAATTTTCTTCCGCACCGCTTGAGCTCACTCACGGACTTTTGCAGGAAGATGAAAACGGCGTATTTGTAATTGAGCAACTGAATGCCGAAGACTTCAAAGTGAGTCGGATTGAAAATGCAGTAAACACGCCGGAGTATATTTTCAGTATGCGGGAGCAGCCGCTGAATGCGTTTGAAGACATGTGCCGTTATCACCAGTCAAGCTCCAAATCGCATTTCACAAAAAACAAGCTGGTCACAATTGCCACCGCATCCGGGCGCGTTACGCTTACCGATACTTCGTACAAAATTACCCGCCACGGGCATACGAAAACTGTTGTTTTTGAAGGGAGTGAATTTGAGTATCATCTCCGGCAGCTTTTTGGGATGCAGGTTGTGAGGGGGTAG
- a CDS encoding VOC family protein — protein MAHINPHINFSGNAEEAFNFYKSVFGGEFTNIIRFREIASAEFQVPEKEADKLMNIALPIGGNLLIGNDVPEFMGTVNLNEHRSKISISAESKAEAEKLYNGLSAGGEVEIPLMQSPDGSYFAMFRDKYGIEWMVNLEA, from the coding sequence ATGGCACACATCAATCCGCACATCAATTTCAGCGGCAACGCAGAAGAAGCATTTAACTTTTACAAATCAGTTTTTGGTGGTGAATTCACAAATATTATCCGCTTCAGAGAAATTGCCAGTGCCGAATTTCAGGTGCCGGAAAAAGAGGCCGACAAGCTGATGAACATTGCATTACCCATTGGCGGCAACCTGCTTATCGGGAATGATGTGCCTGAATTTATGGGCACTGTAAACCTGAACGAACACCGCAGCAAAATTTCAATCAGCGCCGAAAGCAAAGCCGAAGCGGAAAAATTGTACAACGGCCTTTCGGCTGGCGGCGAAGTAGAAATTCCGCTTATGCAAAGTCCCGACGGATCTTACTTTGCCATGTTCCGCGATAAATACGGCATTGAATGGATGGTGAATTTAGAGGCTTAA
- a CDS encoding CvpA family protein encodes MNFLDLLILIPAIWGFWRGFTKGVIMEVATLAAFFIGVWGGIHLSDSLASIIRGWMGSQSEYIPLVAFALVFVGILMAVYGVAKLVDRVAEKAALSIVNKIAGGAFGGFKFVLILSVLFFVLDAVQKSVPLLPPQIKEGSLLYGPVAKVAPAVIPGLTESNLGEMIPKKEDVEVDVDVNLKLKDSTKKDSE; translated from the coding sequence ATGAATTTTCTGGATCTGCTCATCCTCATTCCGGCCATCTGGGGTTTCTGGCGTGGTTTTACCAAAGGCGTAATTATGGAAGTAGCTACGCTGGCCGCGTTTTTCATTGGCGTGTGGGGCGGCATTCACCTGTCTGATTCACTCGCGTCTATCATTCGCGGGTGGATGGGCTCGCAGTCGGAATACATTCCGCTGGTGGCGTTTGCGCTGGTGTTTGTGGGCATTCTCATGGCCGTGTACGGTGTGGCCAAATTAGTGGACCGTGTGGCCGAAAAAGCGGCGCTGAGCATTGTAAACAAAATTGCCGGCGGCGCATTTGGCGGCTTCAAATTTGTACTTATCCTGAGCGTGCTTTTCTTTGTGCTCGATGCCGTGCAGAAAAGCGTGCCCCTGCTTCCGCCGCAAATCAAGGAAGGTTCGCTGCTCTACGGCCCCGTAGCCAAAGTAGCACCCGCCGTTATCCCCGGACTCACCGAAAGCAACCTCGGCGAAATGATTCCGAAAAAAGAAGATGTAGAAGTAGATGTGGACGTGAACCTGAAATTGAAAGATTCCACCAAAAAAGACAGCGAGTAA
- a CDS encoding phosphoglycerate kinase yields MKTVAHFNFAGKKVLIRVDFNVPLNESFAITDDTRMRAAVPTIQKILNDGGACILMSHLGRPKEGPSEKYSLKHLTAHLSQLLGGVNVNFATDCTGQAATTAAAALKSGEVLLLENLRFHKQEEKGDEAFAQQLAQLGDFYVNDAFGTAHRAHASTAVIAKYFPGRKCFGFVMHGELAGIGKVLNGAEKPFTAILGGAKVSDKILILEQLLAKADNIIIGGGMAFTFVKAQGGSIGKSLCEDDRLDTARNILQAAKDKGVNLYIPVDAVCADNFANDANRQTCAVNAIPDGWMGLDIGPETGKLYSKVITESKTILWNGPMGVFEMENFAQGTKAAADAIVAATAAGAYSLIGGGDSVAAINKYKLADKVSYVSTGGGALLEYIEAGSLPGVDAVNAEPAQA; encoded by the coding sequence ATGAAAACCGTTGCTCATTTCAACTTCGCCGGCAAAAAAGTCCTGATTCGTGTGGATTTTAACGTGCCGCTCAACGAGTCGTTTGCCATTACCGATGATACGCGTATGCGGGCGGCGGTGCCCACGATTCAGAAAATTCTGAACGACGGCGGTGCATGTATTCTCATGTCGCACCTGGGCCGCCCCAAAGAAGGGCCGTCTGAAAAGTATTCGCTCAAACACCTCACGGCGCATCTCTCGCAGCTGCTGGGCGGCGTGAACGTGAATTTTGCCACCGACTGCACGGGCCAAGCGGCCACCACGGCTGCGGCGGCACTCAAGTCAGGCGAAGTACTGCTGCTCGAAAACCTGCGCTTTCACAAGCAGGAAGAAAAGGGCGACGAAGCCTTTGCGCAGCAGCTTGCGCAGCTGGGCGATTTTTATGTGAATGATGCTTTTGGTACCGCGCACCGCGCACATGCTTCTACGGCGGTGATTGCAAAATATTTCCCCGGCCGCAAATGCTTTGGCTTTGTGATGCACGGCGAGCTGGCCGGCATTGGCAAAGTGCTTAATGGTGCTGAGAAGCCGTTTACCGCCATTCTGGGCGGGGCCAAAGTGTCGGACAAAATCCTCATTCTTGAGCAGCTTCTCGCCAAAGCCGACAACATTATTATTGGCGGCGGCATGGCCTTTACGTTTGTAAAAGCGCAGGGCGGAAGCATCGGCAAATCGCTTTGCGAAGATGACCGGCTGGATACCGCCCGCAATATTCTGCAGGCCGCAAAAGACAAAGGCGTAAACCTCTACATTCCGGTTGACGCCGTGTGCGCCGATAATTTTGCCAACGACGCCAACCGCCAGACCTGCGCCGTAAATGCCATTCCCGACGGCTGGATGGGTCTTGATATCGGTCCTGAAACCGGGAAGCTGTACAGCAAGGTGATTACCGAATCGAAAACCATTTTGTGGAACGGCCCCATGGGCGTGTTTGAGATGGAGAATTTTGCGCAGGGCACCAAAGCGGCGGCCGATGCCATTGTGGCGGCTACGGCTGCGGGCGCGTATTCGCTTATTGGCGGCGGCGACAGTGTGGCGGCTATAAACAAATACAAGCTGGCCGACAAGGTGAGCTATGTATCAACCGGCGGCGGCGCGCTGCTGGAATACATTGAAGCCGGCTCACTGCCCGGTGTGGATGCTGTAAACGCCGAGCCCGCTCAGGCCTGA
- a CDS encoding T9SS type A sorting domain-containing protein — MKKIRILCIAALLSGGAFAQQTERVENINDIINRRDLKIDEIDALAADYFARVGTGRGSGYKQYQRWKYESQFHLNEQGYVRNLAEEEMAYENFLTQSNQRIGYVPVGSWTQLGPTTWNRTSGWNPGNGRLTAMAIHPSNTNTIYVGSPGGGMWKSTNAGVSWVPVTDYNNLWMHIYSIAIDPANQNIVYAGTGNSANQVIKSTDGGVNWTVLGSGPTGEIRRILIHPTNSSIVFAAASNGIFRSTNGGTSWTQVHFSMKEDMEFKPGDPNTMYASGTGSIVRSTDNGVTWTVLGAGQGITNTGRSMIGVSAANPAVVYIVQASGSIFGRLYYSTNSGASFVTQISGSAGVNNFFGYNADGSDTGGQAWYDMAICVSPTNASLVHIAGIICFRSTNAGVSFTATTEWFAPNTTGYNHADIHGLEYVSTSLYSLSDGGIYRSTNNGDDWTDISNGLGIMQFYRIASSPTNTTVWTGGAQDNGSTASQSTGTLVSWLGADGMEGLVSPTNSLNIWGTSQFGQLYRSTNGGNSRANLAAVPGGDWVTPLAIHPTTESIIFAGGSGVYKSTNSGSTFSLISGAITATISDVAVAPSNANYIYACSGSNLYVTTNGGTSWTTYAITGAGSISDICVSPSTATKIWIATTGGKVRVSTNSGATFTDITGTLPAIAARTVVVDNTAAENLYVGMNIGVYTRNNTITTWSVITSNLPRVAINEIDIQNNGAGRVRVATYGRGVWIYNTPTACTETYEPNNSTSAAPIINMNSTIGSQISTTTDNDYYKFTLTAASTSVDFQLSNLPADYDLQLLDAAGVVLQSGTNGGTTNESFTRAAMTPGTYYLRVWGYNSAFSTTQCYNLDLWITGTPRLGMPSADQAPQQPVAKETTVRENPSLFPNPAGDRVTVDLSGVSNAASILILNSEGRVVARHDNVTSDNQVLLDISFLSQGIYFVQVVAVDGEMKTMKLLKQ; from the coding sequence ATGAAAAAAATCAGAATCCTTTGCATTGCGGCTTTGCTGAGCGGCGGTGCATTTGCTCAGCAGACTGAGCGGGTGGAGAACATCAACGACATCATTAATCGTCGTGATCTGAAGATCGACGAGATTGATGCGCTGGCTGCCGATTATTTTGCCCGTGTGGGCACCGGCCGTGGCAGCGGTTACAAACAGTATCAGCGCTGGAAATACGAAAGCCAGTTTCACCTCAATGAGCAGGGTTATGTCCGCAACCTTGCCGAAGAGGAAATGGCTTACGAAAACTTCCTCACCCAATCCAACCAGCGTATTGGTTATGTGCCGGTTGGAAGCTGGACACAACTTGGCCCCACTACATGGAACCGCACCTCGGGCTGGAACCCGGGTAATGGCCGTCTTACCGCAATGGCCATTCACCCAAGCAACACCAATACCATTTATGTAGGTTCGCCCGGCGGCGGTATGTGGAAATCAACCAACGCCGGTGTAAGCTGGGTGCCCGTTACCGATTACAACAACCTGTGGATGCATATTTATTCCATTGCCATTGATCCGGCCAACCAGAATATTGTGTATGCCGGCACCGGCAACTCCGCCAATCAGGTCATCAAATCAACCGATGGTGGTGTAAACTGGACCGTGCTCGGCAGCGGCCCCACCGGCGAAATCCGCCGCATCCTCATCCATCCCACCAACTCCAGCATTGTGTTTGCGGCTGCATCGAACGGAATTTTCCGTTCCACCAACGGCGGCACATCCTGGACACAGGTGCATTTCTCTATGAAGGAAGACATGGAGTTCAAGCCCGGCGACCCGAACACCATGTATGCATCGGGCACCGGCAGCATTGTACGCTCTACCGATAACGGTGTAACCTGGACTGTGCTTGGTGCCGGACAAGGCATTACCAACACCGGCCGCAGCATGATTGGTGTGAGTGCCGCAAACCCGGCTGTAGTGTATATTGTACAAGCCAGCGGAAGCATTTTTGGCCGCCTGTATTATTCCACCAACTCAGGCGCCAGCTTTGTAACTCAAATCTCAGGCTCGGCAGGCGTAAACAACTTCTTCGGCTACAATGCCGATGGTTCGGATACCGGCGGACAGGCCTGGTACGATATGGCCATTTGTGTATCGCCCACCAATGCAAGCCTTGTGCACATTGCAGGCATTATCTGCTTCAGGTCAACCAACGCCGGCGTATCCTTTACCGCCACCACCGAATGGTTTGCGCCCAACACCACCGGTTACAACCACGCCGATATTCATGGCCTTGAATATGTAAGCACTTCGCTTTACTCGCTTTCCGATGGCGGCATTTACCGCAGCACCAACAACGGCGACGACTGGACCGATATTTCAAACGGACTTGGCATCATGCAGTTTTACCGCATTGCCAGCTCGCCCACCAACACCACCGTGTGGACTGGCGGCGCGCAGGACAATGGTTCTACCGCATCGCAAAGCACGGGCACACTGGTAAGCTGGCTCGGTGCCGATGGTATGGAAGGACTGGTAAGTCCCACCAACTCACTCAACATCTGGGGCACCAGTCAGTTCGGACAGCTTTACCGTTCAACCAATGGCGGTAATTCGCGCGCCAACCTGGCTGCGGTGCCGGGTGGCGACTGGGTTACTCCGCTGGCCATACACCCCACCACCGAGAGCATCATTTTTGCCGGCGGTTCGGGCGTGTATAAATCAACCAACAGCGGTTCAACCTTCTCGCTCATCTCAGGCGCAATCACAGCCACCATCAGCGATGTGGCCGTGGCTCCGTCAAACGCAAACTACATTTACGCCTGCTCGGGAAGCAATCTTTACGTAACCACTAACGGCGGTACCAGCTGGACAACCTACGCCATAACCGGCGCAGGCAGCATCAGCGATATTTGTGTGAGCCCTTCTACGGCCACCAAAATATGGATTGCCACCACCGGCGGTAAAGTGCGTGTTTCCACCAACTCAGGCGCCACATTTACCGACATTACCGGCACGCTGCCCGCCATTGCTGCCCGTACAGTAGTGGTTGACAATACCGCTGCCGAAAACCTGTATGTGGGCATGAACATTGGCGTATATACCCGCAACAACACCATCACCACATGGTCGGTAATTACGTCGAATCTGCCCCGTGTAGCGATCAACGAAATTGATATTCAGAACAACGGCGCCGGACGTGTGCGCGTAGCTACCTATGGCCGTGGGGTGTGGATTTACAATACACCCACCGCCTGCACCGAAACCTACGAGCCAAACAACTCTACTTCTGCGGCGCCCATCATTAACATGAACTCAACCATCGGGTCGCAGATTTCAACCACTACCGATAACGATTACTACAAGTTTACGCTCACCGCTGCTTCAACCAGTGTTGATTTCCAGCTTAGCAACCTGCCGGCCGATTACGATCTGCAGCTGCTTGATGCGGCTGGTGTGGTGCTGCAATCGGGCACCAACGGTGGCACCACCAACGAGTCGTTTACCCGCGCAGCCATGACTCCGGGCACATACTACCTGCGTGTGTGGGGCTACAACAGCGCGTTCAGCACCACACAGTGCTACAACCTCGATTTGTGGATTACCGGCACGCCGCGTCTCGGCATGCCTTCGGCTGATCAGGCTCCGCAGCAGCCGGTGGCAAAAGAAACCACCGTGCGCGAAAATCCCTCGCTCTTCCCCAACCCGGCAGGCGATAGGGTTACGGTTGACCTGAGCGGTGTAAGCAATGCAGCTTCTATCCTCATCCTCAACAGCGAAGGCCGCGTCGTGGCCCGCCACGATAATGTAACCAGCGATAATCAGGTGCTGCTTGATATTTCATTCCTCAGCCAGGGCATCTACTTTGTACAGGTAGTGGCCGTGGATGGTGAAATGAAAACCATGAAACTGCTTAAACAGTAA